In one Chelmon rostratus isolate fCheRos1 chromosome 7, fCheRos1.pri, whole genome shotgun sequence genomic region, the following are encoded:
- the coq8b gene encoding atypical kinase COQ8B, mitochondrial isoform X1, with protein MMLSEVMQVLRGAGKVGSALVTTQGEQLRLMACNSSMGAGFKVAQDVVEGLVGTFMGGSNEQQSIQEDVFPDAEGWEKMDPDEAAKWAMGSEFPPDVPEQSQTEAGAAAGMPTGGPPPPGAAPAGAGWPGQSARFLHTTHGLHPYLFQTRSVHDSVVARLTPEDIKKAREAKQALVKPVRQKLSDRARERKVPATRISRLVNFGGLAVGLGIGAIAEVAKQSLGGKQKGDMSALLDSPLLSEANAERIVNTLCKVRGAALKIGQMLSIQDNSFINPQLQRIFERVRQSADFMPTWQMNKVLEEELGPGWREKLSSFEDRPFAAASIGQVHHAVLKDGREIAMKIQYPGVAESIHSDINNLMSVLKMSVVLPEGLFADSSLEVLQRELAWECDYKREAECAKKFRSLLEGSEFFHVPEVIDELSGRRVLAMELVQGVPLDRCVDLDQETRNQISFNILQLCLRELFEFRFMQTDPNWANFFYNSDTNKVVLLDFGACRSYPESFTDDYIQVVHAASVGDRATVLSKSKDLKFLTGFEAKAFQEAHVEAVMILGEAFACTEPFDFGVQSTTQRIQNLIPIMLRHRLTPPPEETYSLHRKMAGSFLICSKLNARIVCRDMFMDVYNSYNQRRQAERAAQATV; from the exons A TGATGCTATCAGAAGTCATGCAGGTGCTGCGTGGGGCAGGTAAAGTGGGGTCTGCCTTGGTCACCACCCAGGGAGAACAGCTCCGATTAATGGCCTGCAACTCCTCCATGGGGGCAGGATTCAAAGTTGCTCAGGACGTGGTGGAAGGACTTGTGGGCACCTTCATGGGTGGCAGCAATGAG CAACAGTCAATACAGGAGGATGTGTTTCCGGATGCGGAGGGCTGGGAGAAGATGGACCCTGATGAAGCAGCCAAATGGGCCATGGGGTCCGAGTTCCCCCCTGATGTTCCAGAGCAAAGCCAGACagaggctggagctgcagcaggcatGCCAACAG GAGGTCCTCCTCCCCCAGGCGCAGCTCCTGCAGGGGCGGGCTGGCCAGGACAGAGTGCTCGCTTTCTCCACACGACCCACGGCCTCCATCCGTACCTCTTCCAGACCAGGTCGGTCCACGACTCTGTGGTTGCCCGACTCACACCAGAGGACATCAAGAAAGCTAGAGAGGCCAAGCAGGCCCTGGTCAAACCTGTCAGACAGAAG CTTAGCGACCGTgccagagagaggaaggttCCCGCCACAAGAATCAGTAGACTGGTGAATTTTGGCG gactgGCAGTAGGACTTGGAATTGGTGCCATTGCAGAAGTGGCAAAACAGTCACTGGGAGGCAAACAAAAAGGAG ACATGAGTGCCTTGTTAGACTCCCCTCTCCTGTCAGAGGCTAATGCTGAGAGAATAGTCAACACACTGTGCAAGGTCCGCGGCGCTGCACTCAAGATAGGACAGATGCTCAGCATTCAAG ACAACTCCTTCATCAATCCCCAGCTGCAGAGGATCTTTGAGAGGGTCCGGCAGAGCGCAGATTTCATGCCTACCTGGCAGATGAAT AAAgttctggaggaggagctggggcCAGGCTGGCGAGAGAAGCTGTCCTCCTTTGAGGACAGACCGTTTGCTGCAGCGTCCATCGGCCAGGTGCATCATGCAGTGTTAAAAGATGGGAGAGAAATCGCCATGAAGATCCAG TACCCAGGAGTGGCAGAGAGCATCCACAGTGACATTAACAACCTGATGTCAGTTCTGAAAATGAGCGTGGTCCTGCCAGAAG GTCTGTTTGCCGACAGCAGCCTAGAGGTTCTTCAGAGGGAGCTGGCATGGGAGTGTGACTACAAGAGGGAGGCAGAATGTGCCAAAAAGTTCAG GTCCCTGCTGGAGGGGAGTGAGTTTTTCCACGTCCCTGAGGTAATTGATGAGCTGTCAGGCCGCAGGGTGCTGGCCATGGAGTTGGTACAGGGAGTCCCACTGGACCGCTGCGTAGACCTGGACCAGGAGACCAGGAACCAG ATCTCTTTCAACATCCTCCAGTTGTGTCTCAGGGAGCTGTTTGAGTTCAGGTTCATGCAGACGGATCCAAACTGGGCCAACTTCTTCTACAACTCGGACACCAACAAG GTTGTTCTGTTGGACTTTGGAGCATGCAGAAGCTACCCAGAATCTTTCACAGATGACTACATACAG GTGGTGCACGCAGCTTCTGTGGGTGATCGAGCCACTGTTCTTTCCAAATCGAAGGACCTGAAATTCCTGACAGGCTTCGAGGCCAAG GCCTTCCAGGAGGCCCATGTGGAGGCAGTGATGATCCTCGGTGAAGCCTTTGCCTGTACGGAGCCCTTTGACTTCGGCGTCCAGAGCACCACTCAGCGCATCCAGAACCTCATTCCCATCATGCTACGCCACCGCCTCACCCCTCCGCCCGAGGAGACGTACTCCCTCCACCGCAAGATGGCCGGCTCCTTCCTCATCTGCTCCAAACTGAATGCACGAATAGTGTGCAGGGACATGTTCATGGATGTGTACAACAGCTACAACCAGAGGAGGCAGGCGGAGCGGGCAGCCCAGGCCACTGTGTAG
- the coq8b gene encoding atypical kinase COQ8B, mitochondrial isoform X2, with translation MMLSEVMQVLRGAGKVGSALVTTQGEQLRLMACNSSMGAGFKVAQDVVEGLVGTFMGGSNESIQEDVFPDAEGWEKMDPDEAAKWAMGSEFPPDVPEQSQTEAGAAAGMPTGGPPPPGAAPAGAGWPGQSARFLHTTHGLHPYLFQTRSVHDSVVARLTPEDIKKAREAKQALVKPVRQKLSDRARERKVPATRISRLVNFGGLAVGLGIGAIAEVAKQSLGGKQKGDMSALLDSPLLSEANAERIVNTLCKVRGAALKIGQMLSIQDNSFINPQLQRIFERVRQSADFMPTWQMNKVLEEELGPGWREKLSSFEDRPFAAASIGQVHHAVLKDGREIAMKIQYPGVAESIHSDINNLMSVLKMSVVLPEGLFADSSLEVLQRELAWECDYKREAECAKKFRSLLEGSEFFHVPEVIDELSGRRVLAMELVQGVPLDRCVDLDQETRNQISFNILQLCLRELFEFRFMQTDPNWANFFYNSDTNKVVLLDFGACRSYPESFTDDYIQVVHAASVGDRATVLSKSKDLKFLTGFEAKAFQEAHVEAVMILGEAFACTEPFDFGVQSTTQRIQNLIPIMLRHRLTPPPEETYSLHRKMAGSFLICSKLNARIVCRDMFMDVYNSYNQRRQAERAAQATV, from the exons A TGATGCTATCAGAAGTCATGCAGGTGCTGCGTGGGGCAGGTAAAGTGGGGTCTGCCTTGGTCACCACCCAGGGAGAACAGCTCCGATTAATGGCCTGCAACTCCTCCATGGGGGCAGGATTCAAAGTTGCTCAGGACGTGGTGGAAGGACTTGTGGGCACCTTCATGGGTGGCAGCAATGAG TCAATACAGGAGGATGTGTTTCCGGATGCGGAGGGCTGGGAGAAGATGGACCCTGATGAAGCAGCCAAATGGGCCATGGGGTCCGAGTTCCCCCCTGATGTTCCAGAGCAAAGCCAGACagaggctggagctgcagcaggcatGCCAACAG GAGGTCCTCCTCCCCCAGGCGCAGCTCCTGCAGGGGCGGGCTGGCCAGGACAGAGTGCTCGCTTTCTCCACACGACCCACGGCCTCCATCCGTACCTCTTCCAGACCAGGTCGGTCCACGACTCTGTGGTTGCCCGACTCACACCAGAGGACATCAAGAAAGCTAGAGAGGCCAAGCAGGCCCTGGTCAAACCTGTCAGACAGAAG CTTAGCGACCGTgccagagagaggaaggttCCCGCCACAAGAATCAGTAGACTGGTGAATTTTGGCG gactgGCAGTAGGACTTGGAATTGGTGCCATTGCAGAAGTGGCAAAACAGTCACTGGGAGGCAAACAAAAAGGAG ACATGAGTGCCTTGTTAGACTCCCCTCTCCTGTCAGAGGCTAATGCTGAGAGAATAGTCAACACACTGTGCAAGGTCCGCGGCGCTGCACTCAAGATAGGACAGATGCTCAGCATTCAAG ACAACTCCTTCATCAATCCCCAGCTGCAGAGGATCTTTGAGAGGGTCCGGCAGAGCGCAGATTTCATGCCTACCTGGCAGATGAAT AAAgttctggaggaggagctggggcCAGGCTGGCGAGAGAAGCTGTCCTCCTTTGAGGACAGACCGTTTGCTGCAGCGTCCATCGGCCAGGTGCATCATGCAGTGTTAAAAGATGGGAGAGAAATCGCCATGAAGATCCAG TACCCAGGAGTGGCAGAGAGCATCCACAGTGACATTAACAACCTGATGTCAGTTCTGAAAATGAGCGTGGTCCTGCCAGAAG GTCTGTTTGCCGACAGCAGCCTAGAGGTTCTTCAGAGGGAGCTGGCATGGGAGTGTGACTACAAGAGGGAGGCAGAATGTGCCAAAAAGTTCAG GTCCCTGCTGGAGGGGAGTGAGTTTTTCCACGTCCCTGAGGTAATTGATGAGCTGTCAGGCCGCAGGGTGCTGGCCATGGAGTTGGTACAGGGAGTCCCACTGGACCGCTGCGTAGACCTGGACCAGGAGACCAGGAACCAG ATCTCTTTCAACATCCTCCAGTTGTGTCTCAGGGAGCTGTTTGAGTTCAGGTTCATGCAGACGGATCCAAACTGGGCCAACTTCTTCTACAACTCGGACACCAACAAG GTTGTTCTGTTGGACTTTGGAGCATGCAGAAGCTACCCAGAATCTTTCACAGATGACTACATACAG GTGGTGCACGCAGCTTCTGTGGGTGATCGAGCCACTGTTCTTTCCAAATCGAAGGACCTGAAATTCCTGACAGGCTTCGAGGCCAAG GCCTTCCAGGAGGCCCATGTGGAGGCAGTGATGATCCTCGGTGAAGCCTTTGCCTGTACGGAGCCCTTTGACTTCGGCGTCCAGAGCACCACTCAGCGCATCCAGAACCTCATTCCCATCATGCTACGCCACCGCCTCACCCCTCCGCCCGAGGAGACGTACTCCCTCCACCGCAAGATGGCCGGCTCCTTCCTCATCTGCTCCAAACTGAATGCACGAATAGTGTGCAGGGACATGTTCATGGATGTGTACAACAGCTACAACCAGAGGAGGCAGGCGGAGCGGGCAGCCCAGGCCACTGTGTAG